AACTCGGCGCGGCGCTGCGCGAAGTAATCGCGCGCATCGGGAGCCAGCTGCCCCAGTTCCTCGGTCACCGTGTCGGCGACACCGGTCACCGCTTCCGGGTTGTACCAGGCGTGCGGGTTGTTCGAGTGTTCGTGGGCATGGCCGCCGTCCCCGTCACCGTGGTCATGATCGTCATCGCCGGTTCCGACGGCAGAGACGACGACGGCATTCGGTGCGGTGCTCTGCGCCAGCTTGGCCGCCCACTCGTCGTAGTGCCCTCCGTTGATCACCACCAACTGCGCGCCCTGGAACTTGGCCGCATCCGCAGGCGACGGCTCGAAGTCGTGCGGGTCGACCGACGAGCCGGCCAGCACCGTGGTCACCTTCGCGCAGTCTCCGCCCAGTGCGGACACGATGTCGCCCCACTGGTCGACGCTGACGACCACGTTGACCGGTGTGGTCACGCAGTTCCCTGCGGACTCGGCCGGTTGGGCCTCATCGGCGCCGCAGGCGGCGAGGGCGAACGGTGTGGCCAGCAGCAACGCGGTGGCCGCGGCACGGAGATTCAGGGGCAGGAGCACGGCGATAACGATAACCGTTTGCATTAGCGGATGCACGTCCGGATGATGATTTATTGAAAATCGTTTTCATTAAGGAGTGTCCCGATGTCCGACCTGCTGCCCGTAACCGTCCTGTCCGGCTTCCTCGGCGCCGGCAAGACCACTCTCTTGAACCACATCCTGGCCAACCGGGACGGCAGACGAGTGGCGGTGATCGTCAACGACATGAGCGAGATCAACATCGACGCGGCGCTCATCGCGGGGCAAGGGCACCTCGATCGCACCGAGGAGAAGCTCGTCGAGCTGACCAACGGCTGCATCTGCTGCACCCTGCGCGAGGACCTGGTGGAGGCGGTCGGCGCGCTGGCTCGGCAGAACCGGTTCGACCAGTTGGTGATCGAGTCGACAGGCATCTCCGAGCCCATGCCGGTCGCCGCGACATTCAGCTGGGAATTCGAGGACGGCTTCAGCCTGGGCGACCTGGCCCGGTTGGACACGCTGGTCACCGTCGTCGACGCGTCGACGTTTCTGACCGAGTTGGCCCGGGGCGAAGCGCTGGCCGAGCGGGATCTGGCCGCCGGCGAGGGGGATGCCCGCAGCATCGCCGACCTGCTCACCGATCAGGTGGAGTTCGCCGACGTCATCCTGCTCAACAAGACCGACCTGGTGAGCCCGGCGACCCTCGACACCGTCCAAACACTGCTACGCAGACTGAATCCGACCGCCAAGCTGATCCGGACCGACCACGGCGTCGTCGACATCGGCGAGGTGCTGGGCACCGGACTGTTCGACCCGGAAGCCGCCGCCCAGACCCCGGGCTGGGACGAGGAGATCGCCGACGGACACACACCCGAGACCGAGGAGTACGGCATCAGCTCGATGACCTTCCGCTCCGACCGGCCGTTTCACCCCCAGCGCCTCGGCGACGCGCTCGGTCAGGTGACAAGGGTGTTGCGCAGCAAGGGATTCTGCTGGATCGCCAGCCGCCCGACGATCGCCGCCATCTGGTCCCAGGCCGGCCCGAACCTGGTGATCGAGCCGGCTCAGTACTGGTCGGGCACAGAGATCGCACCGGGTCAGGAGATCGTGTTCATCGGGATCAAGCTCGATCGGGAGGCAATCGACGCACTTCTGCGCTCAGCCCTGCTGACGGATACCGAACTGGCCGAGGGCGAGCCGGCGTGGATGGGCTATCCCGATCCGCTACCGGCGTGGAACGTCACGCACTCGCATTGAGCGGCTTGACGCCGAAAGGCCACTTATGACACGCAATTTGGTCATACGCGTGTCATAAGTGGCCACCCGACCACGACACTCAGTGCTCGTGGCCCACGGTTCCGCTGAGCTCATTGGGCGCCTGATCGAGCGTCACCGACGCGCCTTTCTCGCCGGATTCGACATCGACGGCGTGAATCTGCCTGGTGGCCGGGTCGGTGACGAAGACGTCGTGGCCGCGGGCGAACACGCTCGGCCGGGGCTGCTGCCAGTCCTCGGGTTCGGTCCACGGCGCGACCACCGCGATCGTCTTGAGGGTGCGCCCAGATGCCGGATCGATGACGTGGAGATTGCCGTCCGTACCGAGGATGAGGCCTTCGGCGTGCGGCCCCCGCGCCAGCGACCGGAACGAGTAGCTGACCGCCTGCGGGAGCGACACCAGACGCAGTTGGTCGGTTGCGGTGTCGACGAGGGCGAACCGGTTGGGCCGCTCCAGCTCGGCATCGGGGTCGACCTTGTAGTCGCCCAGCGCCACCGGTGAGTCCTGGTGCCCGCGAACGGTTCCCACCCGGCCGTATTGGTCCGGGGCGGCGACCTTGGTGAAGGCGCCGTCGGAGAAGGTCAACGCGCCGTTCTCACAGCCGAAAACCAAAGTGGAGGCCTCCACGACCGTTTCTCCGTGTATGCCGGGGCACTCGGCACTGCGAGCGATCTCCCGATCCGAGGCGTCGAATGCGACTGCGCCGCTGCGCTCGTCGGAATTGCCTTCGCTGCGTACCCAGCTCCCGTCATCGAGAACCACGGCGACGCCGTGATGCGGCTGCGGTGCCTTCATACCTCGCATCCGCGGTACAGAGGCCGCGAGCTCGTGTGGGTCGAGCACGGTGATCTCACCGGAGCCGTCGGCGAACAGCACGGTGTGCTCGCCGTGGGCGACAACGTGACCGGGCTCGTCGGCCATGAAGGTGGTGTCGGTCAGCTCACCGGCCGACGCGTCGAGCAGGCGGAAACCCTGATCGGTGGTCACCATCACATGCGTGTCGTCACCGGCGGGGTTGACCCGCAGGAATCCCTCCAGCGGCACGTCGGCTTTGACCTGCAAGGTGTTGCCGTCCAACACATACAACCCACCGTCATAGGTGACCACCAGCGGATCGGGTATCGGCTCCCGCGCCGCCGGCGGCGTCTCGCCACCCCCACAACCGGTCAGCGCCACCGCGAGCGCACTGACCAGCAGGACCTTCATGGACTTCGGCATTCGTTCTCCTTCTTGCATGTTGGGGAATCACCAGCCCGCGGCTGCCAGGTGATCCGGGGTGACTTCCGTGCGGTGCGTGCGCACCACCCGCAAGCCGTCCGCGTAGTCGATTTCGTGCACTGCCCTTGCCGTTGAGTCGTTGACGTAGGCCCGCCCGGCACCCACCTCGATCACCGGCGTGCCGACCGGAGCGGCGAGCAGGGCGATGCGGCCGATGTTCGCACCTGCCGCCACATCGAGCGCGTGCAGGACGCCGTCTCGGGTCAGGGCCAGCACGGTGGTGGCATCGGCGGTGTTCACGGCGACCACGCCGGGAAGCCGCATCGATGCCCAGCGGCGGCCGTTGAGCAGCCACACCTCGTCACCGGCCACCGCGGCCACGGAGTTACCGGTCCTGCGGTATCCGAAGGGACCCAACGGCATTGAGGGCCGAGATGCTCCGAACGGGATATCTTCGGCCACGAGTGCCCCGCCGCGCCGGGAGATCCGCAGTGCGCCGTCGCGACACCCGAGCACCGCTGTCCGGCGCAATACCGCCGCACCGGTGACCTCGGGGCAGTGTCCGAGGACCGTGGCCTGCCCGGCGCCGTGCCTGACCAGTCCGGGCTCGGTCACCGTCAACAAGTCCTTGCCGAATGCCACTGCGGCCCTTGCATGGTCCGCTCCCGGCACGGTCGCCGCGGACGGGTCCTCGCGGGGGAAGGCCTCCCGGTTCAGCGATTCGACCGCGCCGTCTCCGCGGAGCACGACGGTCGACGCCCCATCGCCGCGCACCGCGGCCACCCGGCCGTCGATCCGGCCCACCACCGCCGGCGGCACGACGTAGTAATGCGAGTGATCGCCGTGGTCATACGTCCACGCCCCGCCGTCGAGGATCGTCAGGCCGGCCTCCTCGCGCAGGTAGGCATATCGGCCGTCGCCACTCACGGCGTCGACACGACCGAACCGTCCGAGACCGGTCTCGGCCGCATCGGCGACGTCGAACACCGCAGCCGCACCCGTCTGGCGCTCCACCAGGACCAGGCGCGTCACGGGCCGCCCGGATTCCCGAGGCGCCGCCGACGGCCGGGGATCGGGGGTCGCCGAGCAACCGGCCGACAACACACCGACGAGCGCTATCGCCCGGGCCCAGTTCAGCACCCCAAACTCTTATCATTAATGACATTCATTTTCAATAAGGTCGGTGTCCGGCGCCCCCGAGGGCCCACATAAGCTCGGTCCGTGTCTGAGCACGCCTTCAACCCCGACGAGCGCCGCGCCGTCTACCGGGCCATCGCCGAACGTCGCGACATGCGCCGATTCGTCCCCGGCAGCACAGTGCCGCCAGAGGTCCTCGGCCGGCTGCTGCAGGCCGCCCACGCGGCGCCGAGCGTCGGCCTGATGCAGCCGTGGCGGTTCATCCGGATCACCGACGACGCGCTGCGCGGCAAGATCCACGCCCTGGTCGACCAGGAGCGCATCCACACCGCCGACGCGCTCGGGGTTCGCGGCGACGAGTTCCTGGCCCTGAAGGTGGAAGGCATCCTCAACTGCGCCGAACTGTTCGTCGTCGCCCTGGGCGAGAACCGCGACCGGCACATCTTCGGCCGCCGCACCCTCCCGCAGATGGACCTGGCCTCGGTGTCCTGCGCCATCCAGAACATGTGGCTGGCCGCGCGCGCCGAAGGGCTCGGCATGGGTTGGGTGTCGATCTTCCAGCCGGCGCCGCTCGCCGAGCTGATGGGCATGCCCGACGATGCCGAGCCCGTGGCGATCCTGTGCCTGGGTCCGGTTCCCGAGTTCCCGGACCGGCCGGTGCTGGAGATCGAGCACTGGACCGTCGGTCGCCCGCTGCCCGAATTCGTGGCGGAGAACGAGTGGCCGGCGGAGGCATCGCCTTAGGCTGGTCGGGTGGCCGCCTCCGTGGATCTCAATGCCGACCTCGGTGAGAGCTTCGGCGCGTGGAAGCTCGGTGACGACGAGGCCATGCTCAGGCTGGTCACCAGCGCCAATGTGGCCTGCGGCTTCCACGCCGGGGACCCGGCACTGCTGCTGCGCACCTGCCGCGAGGCCGCGGCAGGGGGCGTACGCGTCGGCGCCCAGGTGAGCTACCGGGATCTGGCCGGTTTCGGCAGACGCTTCATCGACGTCACCCCCGAGGATCTGACCGCCGACGTGATCTACCAGATCGGCGCCCTGCAGGGGATCGCCCAAGCCGCGGGCACCGCGGTGAGCTACGTGAAACCCCATGGCGCGCTGTACAACACAATCGTCGGCCATCCCGAGCAGGCCGCCGCCGTCGCAGCCGCGGTAGCGGCCGTGGACGCCGGGCTGCCCGTGCTCGGCCTGTCCGGTTCCGTGTTCTTCGAAGAGGCGGCGCGGCGCGGGCTGCGCACCGTGGCCGAGGCCTTCGCGGACCGCGCCTACCAGGCCAACGGCACGCTGGTGTCCCGCCGCGAACCCGGCGCCGTGCTGCACGACGCTTCCGAGATCGCCGAGCGGGTGGCAGGCATGGTGATGGCGGGACAGGTCACCGCGGTGGACGGATCCGTCATTCCGGTGACAGTGGAATCGGTTTGCGTACACGGAGATTCGCCGGGCGCGGTGGAGATCGCGACGGCGGTGCGCGACCGCCTGGTCGCCGAGGGGATCGCGCCGAGCCCCTTCTGCTGACAGGTTCGCCTGGCATGATGGCCGCGTGGTGGCAAACCCGGCGGTGAGGCGTTGGCGGCCGAGTTCCATGCAAGTGCTGGTGGTCGGTGTCATTGCGTTGGCCTTGGCCGGCACCACGCTGCAGGCCTTCGTCGAGAACACCCCCGACGTGGCGACAGCGGCCACCGTGTTCTGCGGTGTGTTCGTCCAGGCCCTGCCCTTTCTGGCACTCGGCGTGGTGATCAGCGGGCTGATCGCGGTCTTCGTCACGCCCGACCGGCTCGCCCGCTGGCTGCCGAGACGCCGGGGCGTGGCGATCCTGGCCGCCGGTGTGGGCGGTGCGGCGCTACCCGGCTGTGAATGCGGTTCGGTGCCGGTGGCACGCAGGCTGTTCGGCGACGATGCCGAGGACGGCACCGTGGGGGCAGCCGCATTGACCTTCATGCTCGCGGCACCGGCCATCAATCCCGTCGTGCTGGTGGCGACCGCCGTCGCGTTCCCCGGCCATCCGCAGATGGTCGCCGCCCGCTGCGCCGCGTCACTGTTCACCGCGCTGATCATGGGAGCGCTCTGGGCCCGGTTCGGCAGCCCCGAGTGGATCACCCGCCGCCTGCCCAAGCCGCATCACGACGAAGGTTCGCGGTGGTCAGTGTTCACCGAAGCCGCCCGCCACGACTTCCTCTCGGCGGCCTCATATCTGGTCGTCGGCGCCGCCGCCGCGGCCGCCCTGCACGTACTGGTTCCACCCTGGGTGTACGAACATCTGGCGGGGCAGCTCGTACTCGGAGTGCTCGTCATGGCGATGCTCGCTGTGGTGCTGGCGTTGTGTTCGGAAGCGGATGCGTTCGTCGCGGCCAGCCTGACCATGCTGCCGCTGCTGCCCCGGTTGGTGTTCCTGGTGGTCGGACCAGCCGTCGACATCAAGCTGTTCGCGATGCAGGCCGGAATGTTCGGCCGCGCGTTCGCCGTCCGGTTCGCCCCCGCCACGTTCGTGGTCGCGACACTGGTGGCGACCGCCGTCGGCCTGCTGATCCTGGGGCCGCAGTGAGCCGCGAGACCGAGAACGCGCTGCTGCTGCTGATCGGGGTCAGCACCGCGCTCATCACCATCAGCGGTGCCTACACCCGCTACGTCAAACCGGGCCTGCTGCCCTACCTCGCCGCGACCGCGATCTTGCTCATCGCGCTGGCCCTCGCCGCGATCGTGCGCGACATCCGACACGGCCGCCGCGAGGACGGACCGGACGAAGCTCACGACCATCCGCACTCCCCCGGCATCGCGTGGCTCCTGCTCATCCCGATCGCACTGCTGGCGTTCGTGGTGCCTCCGGCGATTCGTCCCGATGCCGCGTCAGTGACCGAGGTGTCGACCGATGTGCTGCGCCGGCCGTTTCCGCCGCTGCCCGACGGCCCGGCTCCGGAGATCTCGCTGCCCCAAGCGCTGATTCGCGTGGCCCAGGACTCCGCGGGCACCCTGGACAACCGCACGATCACCGTCACCGGGTTCACCATGCGCGACGGTGACCGCAGCGACCTGGCTCGGGTGGTGATCATCTGCTGCGCGGCCGACGCTCAGCTGGCCCGCATTCGCCTCTCCGGGCCTGCGGCGGCCCAGGTGGCCGGCTATCCGGACAACACCTGGATCAAGGTGGTGGGCACGATCCCGGCGGGACAGAGCGATTCGAGCCGGCGCTCCATTCCGACGATGACAGCCCTGAGCGTGACCCGCACCGAACCCCCGGCACGTCCGTACGCCTACTGACGCGTGAGCCCGCAATCACCGCATTTCGATCCGCCGGGGACCCGGTAGTACAGGCAACAGCTGCGCCGGCGGAACGTGAGGCCGCGCAGGTAGCCGGTGCCGACCAGGTCCCCGGTCGCCAACAGCGATTCGGTGAGATCGCGGGCGTCGTCGGCCAACTCCGGTCGCACCCTGGCGAGCTCATGGGCCGCCGCCACCAGAGCGGCAGCGGCGTTGCCGTACAGCAACCGTGGTGCCATCTTGACCCGCAAGCCGGCGGCCAGCGGCTCGAGGTGCTCGGTGATCACGCTCCGGTACAACCGCTGTGGCAGTGGGCCGTCGACGGGTGTGCCCACCGGGACCGGTAACCGGAGTTCGGTACTGGTGGCATGGCGTTGCAGATCCGCGAGGTCGGGCAGCACGCCGTATCGCAGGGCACATGCCAGCAGCGGTGACCACAACCGCGAGGCATGACTGAACTGGACCAGAGACGCGCCGATGCGCAGATCCGTGGTGCGGTTTCGCGCGGCGGTCGCGTCGACGAGGTCGGCGCAGCCCTGCTCGTAACAGCGTTGCACCGGAACCCAGTCAGTCGGATCGCCACCGAAGGCGATCGCGAAGAAGCCTCCGTACAAGGCGATCTCGCGCAGTTGCGGGTCGATGTTCATCGCCTCGCCACCACCTTGGCAGGAACGGTGACCTGCGGGCTTCCGGTATCGGGGTCAGAGGTGATCCGCGCCTCGACCCCGTACACCTCGGCCAGCAAGCGCTCGGTCAGGACGTCGGCCGGCGCCCCGACCGCGACCAGCCCGCCGTCGGCAAGGACGCAGATCCGATCGCAGTAGGCCGCAGCGAGATTCAGGTCGTGCAACGCCGCGACCACGGTGGCACCGGTCTCCCGCAGCAGCTGCAGGGCCTCGTGTTGATGACGCAGATCGAGATGGTTGGTGGGCTCGTCGAGCACGATCACGTCGGTCCGCTGCGCCAGCGCCCGGGCGATCAGCACGCGTTGCTTCTGCCCTCCCGACAGCCTGCCGTAGCCGGTCCCGCTCAGCTCGGCGATGTCCAGCGCCGTCAACGCCGCGTCGATGATCTCCCGGTCTTCGACGTTGTCGGCCTCGAAGGACCGCTTGTAGGGGGTGCGCCCCATCGCCACCATGTCGAACACGGTGAGCTCGAAATCACCGGTGGCTTCCTGTAATACCGCCGCGACCCGGCGTGCGGCCCGCTTACCCGGCAGCTTCCACACGTCGATGCCGTCGACCAGGACCTGCCCGGTACTCGGCCGCTGCGCCCGGTACAACGTGCGCAGCAGCGTGGTCTTGCCCGCGCCGTTGGGACCCACGACGGCCAGCATCTCACCCGGGACGACCGACAACGACACGTCGGCGATCAACGGTCTGCCGCGCAGCGACACCGAGACCGCATCGAATTCCACGGCCGCCGTCACGTCACGGCCTTTCGCCGCATCAACCACAGGAAGAACGGCCCGCCGGCGAGCGCGGTCAGGATCCCCACCGGCAGCTCCTCCGGCGCGGCCACGGTCCGGGCCACGATGTCGCACACCACCAGGAACGCCGCGCCCAGCAAGGCCGCGGCGGGCAGCGCCCGGCGATGATCGGCACCGACCAGCAGGCGCACCACGTGCGGCATGATCAGTCCGACGAACCCGATGGTGCCGCTGACCGCGACCATGGCCCCGACCATCAGCGCCACGACGACGAACATCCCGGCCCGGAACCGGTGCACATCCAGCCCGAGTGAAGCGGCAGCCTCCTCCCCGGTGTAGAGCAGGTTCAGCGACCGGGTGAAAGCCAGCAGCACCACCACACCGACGAGGACCGCCACCGCGGGCACCCAGACCATGCGCCAGGTGGCACCGCCCAGGCCGCCGAGCATCCACCGCACGGCGGCCTGCGTCTTGTGCGGATCGTCGGAGGTGACGATGAGCAGACTGGCCACCGCGGACAGCACTTCGGCCACCGCGACGCCGGCCAGGATCAACCGCGCCGTCGTCATCCGCCCACCCGAGCGGGCCAGGAAGTACACCGCGACGAGGGCGAGGAAGGCTCCGAGGAAGGCCGCCAGCGGCACGGTGACCACCTGAAGCGCACCGGCGCCGAACACCAGGATCACCACGGCCCCGACCGATGCCCCGGAGGAGACACCCAGCAGCATCGGATCGGCGAGCGGGTTGCGCACCACTGCCTGCAGCGCCATCCCGCATGCCGCCAGGCCGGCGCCCACCACGGCGCCCAGCACGACGCGGGGCAGCCGGGCGTCGAGCACGATGGATTCCCTTACCGCAGGCCAACTCTGCTCGACCAGGCCCGGGTGGACAGCGTGTATCACGATGGCCCACACCTGGCCCGGCGGGATCGACACCGAACCGATTGCCACCCCGGCGGTCATCGCCGCGAGCAACAGCCCGGCCAGCGCGGCGAGGGTGAACCGGTAGGGCATCACACGAACCGGTCCGGGTGCAGCTGCCGGGCCAGCGCGTCCACCGCCCGGCCCACCCGCACGCCGACCACCACCGAGGACAACGGGAGCACCGCGAACCGCTGCTGAGCGACTGCCGGAACATGCTGCAGCAGAGGATGTTCGGTCAGGAACCGCTTTTTCTCGGCGACCGGCTGGTCTCCGTAGTCATAGATCACGATGACCTCGGGCTCCCGCTCGGCGAACTGCTCGAAGGACACGTCGCCCCACACCTTGGGGACATCGGCGAACACGTTGACCCCGCCGGCGGCCTCGATCATCAGGTTGCCTATGCCCTTGCCGCCCGAAGTGAACACGGTCGCCTCGCCGCTGTCGTAGACCGCGACCCGTAACGGCTGGACCCCGCGCAGCCTGTCCGCCGAATCCGCGAGTTCACGGTGCAGCTTCTCGATCTGCTGTCCGGCCCGGTCCGCGACCCCGAATATCGTTCCGATGTTGCGGATTTCGTCATCCACGGTGGACATCGTGACCGGCTCGGGCCGGCAATCCTCGATGTTGAGGTAGGTGTGCACTCCGGCATCGGCCAGGCGTTGCCTGCTGCGGCCCTCTTTCTCGTCGAACGCGCTGTCCCAGCCGCCGTACACGAAATCAGGTTCGACGGCCAGTAACGATTCGTAGGACGGGTATTCCTTGGCCAGCACGGGAACGGCGTCGTAGGCGGCCCGGTACTCGGGCAGGATCTGGTCGTCGAGGTAGGACGTGCCGACCATGGATCTTTCGAGTCCCAGCGCCAGCAGCGTCTCGATCGCGTGCTGGTTGAGTGCGACCGCGCGGGCGGGCGGGCGGTCATAGGTGCTGCTGACGCCGCAATTGTCCACGGTGACCGGGAATCCCGGTGGAGCGTCGCCCTCGGTCTCGGGCGTCGCGGTCGAGGCGCACCCCGAGACCAGTAGCGCCGACGCGAGTCCGGCGATCAGCCAACGAGCAGCCATGGGCGTACCCATCCTCTCCGGGGAGATCCGCCCCAGTACGTGCGAGGTGGCGACTGCGGTGCGTATCTGGCTCTCGACTCCTCAGCGGAGGCTGATCGGTCGATCACAGTGGCGGGACCGCGCCGGATTCACACCGGCTTCCACGATCCGCAGTCGCCCTATCGCCTCGAATGGTAGGTCAAGCGGGGCCGACCACCGGCAGCAGCGCCATCTCCCTGGCGTTCTTGATCGCCGTGGCGACCTGCCGCTGCTGCTGAGGAGTGAGCCCGGTGATACGCCGGGACCGGATCTTGCCCCGCTCACTGATGAAGGTGCGCAGCAGGTGGACCTCCTTGTAGTCGACCTGCGTCACCCCGAGGGCGGTCAACTGATTACGCCTCGGCTTCTTGAGGTCGGTGACCGGTGGGCGCTTCTTGGTGTTCTTCCGGGAATTCGCCGCCATCACCAACTCGACTTCCGCACACCCGGCAGCTCACCGCGGTGCGCCATCTCGCGCACCCGCACCCGCGACAGCCCGAACTTGCGCAGGTGCCCGCGCGGGCGGCCGTCGACCGAGTCTCGGTTGCGCAGCCGCACCGGACTCGAATCACGCGGCAGCCGTTGCAGTGCCGAGACCGCCGCGGCGCGCTGCTCCCGCGTGCTGGCCGGATTGCGGATTGCCTCCTTGAGTTCGGCCCGTCGTTCGGCGTAGCGCTCGACGAGTTTGCGGCGCTGCTCGTTCTTGACGATCTTGGATCGCTTGGCCATCAGCGCTCCTCGCGGAAGTCGACGTGGCGGCGGACGATCGGGTCGTACTTGCGCAGCACGATCCGGTCCGGGTCGTTGCGGCGGTTCTTGCGGGTGACGTAGGTGTACCCCGTCCCCGCGGTCGATCGCAGTTTCACGATCGGCCGGATATCAGTGCTGGCCATCAGATCTTCTCCCCTGCGCTACGCAGCCGCGCCACCACGGCCTCGATGCCGTCGCGGTCGATCACCTTGATTCCCTTGGCGCTGACCCGAAGCCGGATCCGGCGTCCCTCTCCGGGCAGGTAGTAGGTCTTCGTCTGGATGTTGGGGTTCCAACGGCGGCGACTGCGCTTGTGCGAGTGCGACACCGTGTTGCCGAACCCGGGCGAGCGCCCGGTGACTTGGCAGTGGGCAGACATGGGTCTCCTTCGGATGGGGTAGCCTCACGATAATGATAATCGTTTTCAACAACAACCCGATCGGGAGGTGCGGTGCGAACCCCTGTGGTGCTGATCGCCGGTCAAGGTGACAGCGACGGTGTAGCGGAAGAACTGGGCCGCAGGCCGGGAACGGTGCTGGTGCGCCACACCTTCGACGGTCAGGTGGTGCTGCGGACCGTGGCCGACGGCGGCGGGACATCCGACCTCGCCCTGGAGCTGGCCCACGGATGCGTGTCCTGCACGGTCCGCGACGACCTGCTGATCCTGTTGCGGCGCCTGCACCGGCGCAGCGACGTGGAGCGCATCGTCGTGCAGTTGATGCCCTGGCTGGAGGCCGAGCCCGTGTGCTGGGCGATCAACACCATCCGGGTCCACGTCGGCCCGGGTTATCTCGACGGGCCTGCAGCCCGCGACGTCGAGATCGAGGCGGTGATCGCAAGCCTGGACGCGAGCGTCTGGCTGCAACAGTCCGTCGGCGACGAGGAACTGCCCGACGGACGCACCGTCGCCCAGGTGGTCGTCGGGCAGGCCGAGTTCGCCGACATGCTGGTGCTCAACGAGCCCGACGCCACCACACTCGCCGTGCTGCGCCGGCTCG
Above is a window of Mycolicibacterium boenickei DNA encoding:
- the rpsR gene encoding 30S ribosomal protein S18; its protein translation is MAANSRKNTKKRPPVTDLKKPRRNQLTALGVTQVDYKEVHLLRTFISERGKIRSRRITGLTPQQQRQVATAIKNAREMALLPVVGPA
- the rpmB gene encoding 50S ribosomal protein L28; its protein translation is MSAHCQVTGRSPGFGNTVSHSHKRSRRRWNPNIQTKTYYLPGEGRRIRLRVSAKGIKVIDRDGIEAVVARLRSAGEKI
- the rpsN gene encoding 30S ribosomal protein S14, producing the protein MAKRSKIVKNEQRRKLVERYAERRAELKEAIRNPASTREQRAAAVSALQRLPRDSSPVRLRNRDSVDGRPRGHLRKFGLSRVRVREMAHRGELPGVRKSSW
- a CDS encoding ABC transporter substrate-binding protein, translating into MAARWLIAGLASALLVSGCASTATPETEGDAPPGFPVTVDNCGVSSTYDRPPARAVALNQHAIETLLALGLERSMVGTSYLDDQILPEYRAAYDAVPVLAKEYPSYESLLAVEPDFVYGGWDSAFDEKEGRSRQRLADAGVHTYLNIEDCRPEPVTMSTVDDEIRNIGTIFGVADRAGQQIEKLHRELADSADRLRGVQPLRVAVYDSGEATVFTSGGKGIGNLMIEAAGGVNVFADVPKVWGDVSFEQFAEREPEVIVIYDYGDQPVAEKKRFLTEHPLLQHVPAVAQQRFAVLPLSSVVVGVRVGRAVDALARQLHPDRFV
- the rpmG gene encoding 50S ribosomal protein L33, which codes for MASTDIRPIVKLRSTAGTGYTYVTRKNRRNDPDRIVLRKYDPIVRRHVDFREER